Genomic window (Xylanimonas protaetiae):
GCCGAGCTCGTCGCCGGGCCCGACGTCACCGTCGAGTCCATCGTCGAGACGATCGCCACCCACAACGTCGAGGGAGCGGCAGCATGAGCCTGGTCGTCGGGCTGGTCCTGTTCGCCGCGTTCATCGCGGCGGGCGCGGTCTTCAAGCTCTACCGGAACCAGTGGTTCTGGGGCGTGGTGGCCATCATCGTGCTGCTCTGCCTCAACCTCCTCAAGGACCCGGGCTACCTCGCGATCGACTACGTGGACTCCACCGGGCGTCTGGTGGGCAACCTCCTCGACATCGTCCGCTGGGCCGCGCCGACCATGCTCATCGCGACCGGCATGGCTCTCGTCATCGCGACCCGCGGCATCGACCTGTCGGTCGGCTCGTCGATGGTGGCGGGCGGCGCCGCGTCGCTGCAGCTCCTCTCGGCGGCGAACCCGACGTCCGCGGGCGACGCCGCGGTCGCCGTCCTCCTCGCGATCCTCACCGGCGGGGCGATCGGCGCGGTCAACGGCCTGCTCGTCACCTACGTCAAGCTCCAGCCGTTCATCACGACGCTGGTCATGATGATGGCCGGCCGGGGCATCGCCAAGGTGATCACCGACGGCCAGAACACCTCGGCCACCAACGCCCCGTTCAAGTGGCTCGTCAACGGCACCGTGCTGGGGTTCCCGGTGGTGTTCCTCGTCGCGCTCGCCGTCGTCGGGATCGTCGGCCTGTGGGTGCGCCGGTCCGCGTTCGGCCTCGTGGTCGAGGCGATCGGCATCAACCCGAAGGCGGCCTGGATGGCCGGCATCCGCCCCGCCGGGATCCTCCTGACGGTCTACGTCGTCTCGGGCGTGCTGGCGGCGCTCGCCGGCGTCTTCTCCGTCGGCTCGGTGATGGTGGTCGACGTGTCCAAGACGGGCTACCAGGCCGAGCTGGACGCGATCCTCGCGGTGGTCGTGGGCGGGACGTCGCTCGCGGGCGGCAAGTTCTCGATCCGCGGGGCCCTGGTCGGTGCCCTGCTGATCGCCACCCTCGACAAGACCGTCCTCTTCCTCGGCGTCTCCGGCGCCGCGACGCCGGCGTTCAAGGCCGTGGTCATCGTCGTGCTCTGCCTGCTCCAGTCGCAGCGCGTGCGCGGCCTGTTCGCCCGACGGCGTCGGCGCACCGCCGTCGAGACTGCCGCTGAGCCCGTGAAGGGGAGCGTGACGGTATGAGCGTCCAACCCGCATCCGTCGTCGACCGGTCCGCGGCCCGCCTCGGCACCCGCCGCCGGCTCGTGCAGAAGCTGACGACCAACCCGTCGACGCTGCCGACCTTGGCGTCGCTCGTCATCTTCGTCGGCATGCTGGCGTACGGGGAGTCCGCCTACGGCCGGATCGTCCAGTACTCCACGCTCTCGAACCTGTTCATCAACAACGCGCACATCATCATCCTCGCCGCGGGTCTGACGATGGTGATCCTGACCGGCGGGATCGACCTGTCCGTCGGTGCCGTGGTGGCTCTCACGTCGGTCGCGGGCGTCATGTCGGTGAACGCGGGGCTGGACCCGTGGCTCGCCGTCGGGCTCATGGTTCTCATCGGGTCCGCCTTCGGGCTGTTCTCCGGCATCCTGATCCAGTACTTCAACGTCCAGCCGTTCATCGCGACGCTGTCGTCGATGTTCCTGGCCCGCGGGCTCGCCGCGATCCTGTCCACGGACGCCGAGCAGCTCGACCCGGACGCGTCGATCCGGGTGCTGGCCGAGACGATCACGATCGTCGACGGGCCGAAGGTGAACGACCTGGAGACCACGGCCGGAGTCATCATCGCTCTGCTGGTCGTCGCCGGGGTCTTCTTCCTGCTGCACCGCACGCGCCTGGGCCGCACCGCCTACGCCATCGGCGGCTCCGAGCAGTCCGCCCTGCTCATGGGCCTGCCGGTCAACCGGACGAAGCTGTGGCTGTACACCCTGAGCGGCACGCTGGCCGGCCTGGCGTCGGTGGTCTACACCACGCGCATCGGCGTGGGGCAGAACATCATCGGCGAGGGCTGGGAGATGCAGGCGATCGCCGCGGCGGTGATCGGCGGCACCCTGCTGACCGGCGGCGCCGGGTTCGTGCTCGGGTCCGTGGTGGGTGCTCTCGTGCTGGGTCTGATGAACGTGCTCATCACGCGCGACGGCACCATCCCGCCGGCGTGGACGACGATCATCACCGGCGGGGTCCTGCTCGTCTTCGTGCTCATCCAGCGCGCCGTGACCGCGGTCCGGCGCCGCACCTGAGCCGTCCCGGCCCGGCGCGACCCGCGGGGTCGTGCCGGGCCCGTGCGCTCCGGCCGAGCGGCCGCACGATGCCGCGGCGACGTGCCGCGCCCCAGGAAGGGTGCAAGCGACGATGGCGACGACGGTCAGTTCCGGTCAGGACGCCCGAAGGATCGTGTCAGACGGTCGTGTGAACGCTAACATTCCGGAGTGATCACCGTTCAGAGCGCCGCCGCCGCCGTCGTCGCCGGCCACACGACCCTGGGTGTCGAGCTCGGCTCGACGAACATCAAAGCCTGCCTCGTCGGACCGGGTGCGGCGACGCTCGCCGTGGGCTCCCACACGTGGGAGAACCAGTTCGTCGACCGGGTGTGGACCTACTCGCTCGACGCCGTCCGCGAGGGCCTGGCCGGTGCGTTCGCCGCCCTCGGCGCCGACGTCCGGCAGCGCTACGGGGTGCCGCTGACGACGGTGGGCGCGCTGGGCGTCTCGGCGATGATGCACGGCTACCTGGCCTTCGACGCCGACGACCGGCTGCTGGTCCCGTTCCGCACGTGGCGCAACACCTCGACGGGACCGGCCGCCGCCGAGCTGACCGCGGCCCTCGGGTTCAACGTGCCCCTGCGCTGGTCGGCCGCCCACCTCTACCAGGCGGTGCTCGACGGCGAGGAGCACGTCGGGCAGATCGCCCATCTGACGACGCTCGCCGGGTACGTGCACTGGCTGCTGACGGGGGAGCGCGTGCTCGGCGTCGGCGACGCCTCCGGCATGTTCCCGATCGACCCGGCCACGGGCTCCTACGACGGCGCCATGCTCGCCACGTTCGACGGCCTCGCCGCCGGTCACGGCTTCGCCACCCCGCTGCGCGCGCTGCTGCCCGACGTGCTGCCCGCCGGCGCGACGGCGGGGCACCTGACCCCCGCGGGCGCCGCGCTGCTCGACCCCACCGGCACGCTCGCCGCCGGCGTCCCGCTCTGCCCGCCGGAGGGCGACGCCGGCACCGGCATGGTCGCCACGAACGCCGTCGCGCCCCGCACCGGGAACGTCTCGGCCGGGACGAGCATCTTCGCGATGGTCGTGCTCGAGCGGGCGCTCGCGCAGGTGCACGAGGAGATCGACGTCGTCACCACGCCCGCGGGCGACCCCGTCGCGATGGTGCACTGCAACAACGGCTCGTCCGAGCTCGGCGCGTGGGCCGGGGTGTTCGGCGAGTTCGCCACGGCGATCGGCTCCGACGTCGGCGACGACGCCGTCTTCGCCGCGCTGCTCGCCGCAGCGCTGGAGGGCGAGCCGGACGGCGGCGGCGTGCTCGCCTACAACTACCTGTCAGGCGAGACGATCACCGGCCTCGACGAGGGCCGGCCGCTGGTCGTCCGCACCCCGGGCTCGCGCCTGACGCTCGCGAACTTCGCGCGCACGCAGGTCTACTCGATCTTCGGCACGCTGGCGCTCGGCATGCGGACGCTCGCCGCCGAGGGGGTGGCGGTCGACTCGCTGCTCGCGCACGGCGGCCTGTTCCGCACGCAGGGTGTGGCGCAGAGCCTGCTGGCGGCCGCGGTGAGGGCGCCGGTCGCCGTCGCGTCGACCGCGGGCGAGGGCGGCTCCTGGGGCATCGCCGTCCTGGCGGCCTACACGGCGGCCGTCGCCGCGGGGGAGACCCGCCCCCTCGCCGCGTGGCTCGACGAGCAGGTGTTCGCCGACGCGCAGACCGTGGTGGCCCAGCCCGACCCGCGCGACGTCGCGGGCCTCGAGGCCTACCTCGAGACGTACTCGGCCGGACTGGCCATCCAGCGCGCCGCCGTCGGCGCCATCCACTGAACCTCGGAGGACCCGAAGATGAGCGTTCCCACGTCGATGCGGGCTGCGGTCGACGCGGCCAAGGCGCGTGTCGCCGCCCTGCACGCCGAGCTGCCCCGCTGGGAGCTCGTCGTGTGGACCGCGGGCAACGTCTCCGAGAGGGTCGGTGACTACCTCGTCATCAAGCCGTCGGGCGTGAGGTACGACGACCTCGACGCCGACGCCATGGTCGTGTGCGACCTCGACGGGAACCTCGTCGAGGGGGCGCGCTCGCCGTCGTCGGACACCGCCGCGCACGCCTACGTGTACCGGCACATGGACCACGTCGGCGGCGTCGTGCACACGCACTCGACGTACGCGGCCGCCTGGGCGGCCCGCGGCGAGGAGATCCCCTGCGTGCTGACGATGATGGCCGACGAGTTCGGCGGGCCCGTCCCTGTCGGGCCGTTCGCGATCATCGGCGACGACTCGATCGGCCGCGGCATCGTCGAGACCCTCGACGGTCACCGCAGCCCCGCGGTGCTCATGCAGAACCACGGGCCGTTCACCGTGGGACGCGACGCGAGGTCCGCGGTGAAGGCCGCCGTGCTGCTGGAGGAGGTCGCCCGCGCGGTGCACGTCGCGAAGCAGGGCGGCGACCTGATCCCCATCCCGCAGGACGCGATCGACTCGCTCTACCACCGCTACCAGAACGTCTACGGCCAGCACTGACGCTGCCCGCACCCAAGGAGACAGAAGTGACGAAGCCTTACGCCGACCGCGAGATCTGGTTCTTCACCGGCTCGCAGGACCTCTACGGCCCCGAGACGCTGGAGCAGGTCGCCGCGCAGTCGCAGGAGGTGGCCGCCGCCCTGGACGCCGCCGCCGACGTGCCCGCGACGATCGTGTGGAAGCCGGTCCTCAAGGACTCGGCGTCGATCCGCCGCGCGATGCTGGACGCCAACGCGGACGACCGCGTGCTCGGCGTCGTCACGTGGATGCACACCTTCAGCCCCGCGAAGATGTGGATCGCGGGCCTCGACGCGCTGCGCAAGCCGCTGCTGCACCTGCACACGCAGGCCAACGTCGCGCTGCCCTGGGACACCATCGACTTCGACTTCATGAACCTCAACCAGGCCGCGCACGGCGACCGCGAGTACGCGTACCTGGCCGCGCGCCTGGGGGTCTCCCGGACGACGGTCGTCGGTCACGTGTCGAACCCCGCCGTGCAGCGCCGCGTCGGCACCTGGGTGCGCGGCGCGGCCGGGTGGGCCGCCACCCACGAGCTCACGCTCGTCCGCTTCGGTGACAACATGCGCAACGTCGCGGTCACCGAGGGCGACAAGACCGAGGCCGAGCTGCGCTTCGGCGTCTCGGTCAACACGTGGGGCGTCAACGACCTGGTCGCTGCTGTCGACGAGGTCGCCGACGACGCCGTGGACGCGCTCGTGGCGGAGTACGAGGAGCTGTACGACGTCGTGCCCGAGCTGCGGGCGGGCGGCGAGCGGCACGAGTCGCTGCGCTACGCGGCCCGCCAGGAGATCGCCCTGGAGTCCTTCCTTACGCGCGTGGGCGCGAAGGCCTTCACCACCAACTTCGAGGACCTCGGCGACCTGCGCCAGCTCCCCGGCCTGGCCGTCCAGCGCCTCATGGGCAAGGGCTACGGCTTCGGCGCCGAGGGCGACTGGAAGACGGCCGTGCTGGTCCGCGCGGCCAAGGTCATGGGCGAGGGCCTGCCCGGCGGCGCCTCCCTCATGGAGGACTACACCTACGACCTGACCCCGGGTGAGGAGCTGATCCTCGGCGCGCACATGCTCGAGATCTGCCCGTCGCTGACGACGACGAAGCCGCGCGTCGAGATCCACCCGCTCGGCATCGGCGGCAAGGAGGACCCGGTCCGCATGGTGTTCAACGCCGACGCCGTCTCGGGTGCCGTCGTCGTCTCCCTCGCGGACATGCGCGACCGCTTCCGGCTCACCGCGAACGTCGTCGACGTCGTCACGCCCCCGGCCGACCTGCCGCACCTGCCCGTGGCTCGCGCGGTGTGGAAGCCGCGACCGTCGTTCGAGGTGTCGGCCGAGGCATGGCTGACCGCGGGCGGCGCCCACCACACCGTGATGTCGACGGCGGCGGGCGTCGAGGCGTTCGAGGTCTTCGCCGAGATCGCGCGCGTCGAGCTGCTCGTCATCGACGAGGACACCACGCGCCGCGGGTTCAAGGACCAGGTCAACTGGAACAAGGCGTACTACCGGCTCGCCCAGGGTCTCTGACCCGCCCGACCCCCGAGGAGACCCCATGCTGCACGCCACCGTCACCGTCGACCCCGCCTTCGTCGTCGGCCCCGTCCGCCCGCGCACCTTCGGCTCGTTCGTGGAGCACCTCGGCCGCTGCGTCTACACGGGCATCCACGACCCCGCCCACCCGACCGCCGACGCCGACGGGTTCCGCGGCGACGTCGTCGACCTGGTGCGCGAGCTCGGCGTGACCACGGTGCGCTACCCGGGCGGCAACTTCGTCTCCGCCTACCGGTGGGAGGACGGCATCGGCCCGGTCGCGGACCGGCCCCGCCGCCTCGACCTCGCATGGCACTCGACCGAGCCCAACTGGGTGGGCCTCGACGAGTTCCTGCGCTGGGCCGAGAAGACCGGCGTCGAGCCGATGATGGCGGTCAACCTCGGCACCCGCGGGGTGCAGGAGGCCCTCGACCTGCTCGAGTACTGCAACGTGCCCGGCGGCACCCACTTCTCCGACCTGCGCCGCGCCAACGGCCGCGAGGAGCCGTACCGCATCAAGCTCTGGTGCCTGGGCAACGAGATGGACGGCCCCTGGCAGACCGGGCACAAGACGGCCCACGAGTACGGCCGCCTCGCCGCGGAGACCGCGCGCGCGATGCGCCAGGTCGACCCGACCATCGAGCTCGTCGCCTGCGGGTCGTCGGGCCGTGGCATGGCGACGTTCGGGGCGTGGGAGAACACCGTGCTCACCGAGGCCTACGACCAGGTCGACCTTGTCTCCGCGCACGCCTACTACTGGCCCGTCGACGGCGACACGGCCTCGTTCCTGGCGTCGGCCGTCGACATGGACCGCTTCATCGACGACGTCGTTGCCACCGCCGACGCCGTCCGGGCTGCCGGCAAGCACGACAAGCGCATCGCCGTCTCGTTCGACGAGTGGAACGTCTGGTACATGGGCACCGGCGGCGAGGACTCCGAGGCCACCGCACCGAAGGCCGTGGACGACGAGTGGCCCGTGGCGCCCCGCCTCCTCGAGGACGTCTACGACGTCGCCGACGCCGTCGTCGTCGGCAACCTGCTCATCTCGCTGCTGCGGCACACCGACCGCGTCCACGCCGCGTCGCAGGCCCAGCTCGTCAACGTCATCGCCCCGATCATGACCGAGCCCGGCGGCCGGGCGTGGAAGCAGACGATCTTCCACCCGTTCGCCCTGACGGCCCGGCACGCCGCCGGCTCGGTCCTCCGCGTCGCCGTCGACGCGCCGGCGACGACGACGACGAAGTACGGCGATGTGCCGCTCGTCGACGCGACCGTGACGCACGACGCCGCCACGGGCGAGGTCGTCGTCTTCGCCGTCAACCGCTCGCTCGACGAGCCGCTCGCGCTCGACGTCGCGCTGCGCGGGTTCGCCGGGCTGCGCGTCGTCGAGGCCGTCACGCTGTCGAACCCGGACCACACGTGGTCGGCGACGGCCGACGACGCGACGTCGGTGCTGCCGCGCACGAACGACTCCGCGGCGGTGGCGGACGGCCGGGCGACGGCCACGCTGCCGCCCGTGAGCTGGACGATGCTGCGCCTCGGGAAGGCCTGAACGCGGGGGCCCGCCGCGGTTGAATGGCCTGGTGACAGACGAGTCCGTGGCACGGCGTGGGCGGCGGCCCGCGGGGCACGACACCCGCGGCGAGATCGTCCTGGCCGCGCGCGCCGAGTTCCTCGCGCAGGGGTACGACGCCGCCTCGATCCGCGGGGTGGCGCGGCGGGCGGGCGTCG
Coding sequences:
- a CDS encoding ABC transporter permease, producing the protein MSLVVGLVLFAAFIAAGAVFKLYRNQWFWGVVAIIVLLCLNLLKDPGYLAIDYVDSTGRLVGNLLDIVRWAAPTMLIATGMALVIATRGIDLSVGSSMVAGGAASLQLLSAANPTSAGDAAVAVLLAILTGGAIGAVNGLLVTYVKLQPFITTLVMMMAGRGIAKVITDGQNTSATNAPFKWLVNGTVLGFPVVFLVALAVVGIVGLWVRRSAFGLVVEAIGINPKAAWMAGIRPAGILLTVYVVSGVLAALAGVFSVGSVMVVDVSKTGYQAELDAILAVVVGGTSLAGGKFSIRGALVGALLIATLDKTVLFLGVSGAATPAFKAVVIVVLCLLQSQRVRGLFARRRRRTAVETAAEPVKGSVTV
- a CDS encoding ABC transporter permease subunit, encoding MSVQPASVVDRSAARLGTRRRLVQKLTTNPSTLPTLASLVIFVGMLAYGESAYGRIVQYSTLSNLFINNAHIIILAAGLTMVILTGGIDLSVGAVVALTSVAGVMSVNAGLDPWLAVGLMVLIGSAFGLFSGILIQYFNVQPFIATLSSMFLARGLAAILSTDAEQLDPDASIRVLAETITIVDGPKVNDLETTAGVIIALLVVAGVFFLLHRTRLGRTAYAIGGSEQSALLMGLPVNRTKLWLYTLSGTLAGLASVVYTTRIGVGQNIIGEGWEMQAIAAAVIGGTLLTGGAGFVLGSVVGALVLGLMNVLITRDGTIPPAWTTIITGGVLLVFVLIQRAVTAVRRRT
- a CDS encoding FGGY-family carbohydrate kinase, with the protein product MTVQSAAAAVVAGHTTLGVELGSTNIKACLVGPGAATLAVGSHTWENQFVDRVWTYSLDAVREGLAGAFAALGADVRQRYGVPLTTVGALGVSAMMHGYLAFDADDRLLVPFRTWRNTSTGPAAAELTAALGFNVPLRWSAAHLYQAVLDGEEHVGQIAHLTTLAGYVHWLLTGERVLGVGDASGMFPIDPATGSYDGAMLATFDGLAAGHGFATPLRALLPDVLPAGATAGHLTPAGAALLDPTGTLAAGVPLCPPEGDAGTGMVATNAVAPRTGNVSAGTSIFAMVVLERALAQVHEEIDVVTTPAGDPVAMVHCNNGSSELGAWAGVFGEFATAIGSDVGDDAVFAALLAAALEGEPDGGGVLAYNYLSGETITGLDEGRPLVVRTPGSRLTLANFARTQVYSIFGTLALGMRTLAAEGVAVDSLLAHGGLFRTQGVAQSLLAAAVRAPVAVASTAGEGGSWGIAVLAAYTAAVAAGETRPLAAWLDEQVFADAQTVVAQPDPRDVAGLEAYLETYSAGLAIQRAAVGAIH
- a CDS encoding L-ribulose-5-phosphate 4-epimerase, producing the protein MSVPTSMRAAVDAAKARVAALHAELPRWELVVWTAGNVSERVGDYLVIKPSGVRYDDLDADAMVVCDLDGNLVEGARSPSSDTAAHAYVYRHMDHVGGVVHTHSTYAAAWAARGEEIPCVLTMMADEFGGPVPVGPFAIIGDDSIGRGIVETLDGHRSPAVLMQNHGPFTVGRDARSAVKAAVLLEEVARAVHVAKQGGDLIPIPQDAIDSLYHRYQNVYGQH
- the araA gene encoding L-arabinose isomerase → MTKPYADREIWFFTGSQDLYGPETLEQVAAQSQEVAAALDAAADVPATIVWKPVLKDSASIRRAMLDANADDRVLGVVTWMHTFSPAKMWIAGLDALRKPLLHLHTQANVALPWDTIDFDFMNLNQAAHGDREYAYLAARLGVSRTTVVGHVSNPAVQRRVGTWVRGAAGWAATHELTLVRFGDNMRNVAVTEGDKTEAELRFGVSVNTWGVNDLVAAVDEVADDAVDALVAEYEELYDVVPELRAGGERHESLRYAARQEIALESFLTRVGAKAFTTNFEDLGDLRQLPGLAVQRLMGKGYGFGAEGDWKTAVLVRAAKVMGEGLPGGASLMEDYTYDLTPGEELILGAHMLEICPSLTTTKPRVEIHPLGIGGKEDPVRMVFNADAVSGAVVVSLADMRDRFRLTANVVDVVTPPADLPHLPVARAVWKPRPSFEVSAEAWLTAGGAHHTVMSTAAGVEAFEVFAEIARVELLVIDEDTTRRGFKDQVNWNKAYYRLAQGL
- a CDS encoding alpha-N-arabinofuranosidase, which gives rise to MLHATVTVDPAFVVGPVRPRTFGSFVEHLGRCVYTGIHDPAHPTADADGFRGDVVDLVRELGVTTVRYPGGNFVSAYRWEDGIGPVADRPRRLDLAWHSTEPNWVGLDEFLRWAEKTGVEPMMAVNLGTRGVQEALDLLEYCNVPGGTHFSDLRRANGREEPYRIKLWCLGNEMDGPWQTGHKTAHEYGRLAAETARAMRQVDPTIELVACGSSGRGMATFGAWENTVLTEAYDQVDLVSAHAYYWPVDGDTASFLASAVDMDRFIDDVVATADAVRAAGKHDKRIAVSFDEWNVWYMGTGGEDSEATAPKAVDDEWPVAPRLLEDVYDVADAVVVGNLLISLLRHTDRVHAASQAQLVNVIAPIMTEPGGRAWKQTIFHPFALTARHAAGSVLRVAVDAPATTTTKYGDVPLVDATVTHDAATGEVVVFAVNRSLDEPLALDVALRGFAGLRVVEAVTLSNPDHTWSATADDATSVLPRTNDSAAVADGRATATLPPVSWTMLRLGKA